ATCGACGGGGGAGTTTGGCACCTCGATGTCGGCTCATCACATCCTGGGGCTGTAGCCGGTCCCAAGGGTATGGCTGTTCGCCATTTAAAGTGGTACGTGAGCTGGGTTTAAAACGTCGTGAGACAGTTTGGTCCCTATCTGCAGTGGGCGTTGGAAGTTTGAGAGGGGCTGCTCCTAGTACGAGAGGACCGGAGTGGACGAACCTCTGGTGTACCGGTTGTCACGCCAGTGGCATCGCCGGGTAGCTATGTTCGGGAGAGATAACCGCTGAAAGCATCTAAGCGGGAAACTTGCCTCAAGATGAGACTTCCCGGAGGGTTAACCTCCCTGAAGGGTCGTGGAAGACCACCACGTTGATAGGTCGGATGTGGAAGGCGAGCGATCGTCGAAGCTAACCGATACTAATTGCCCGTGCGGCTTGACTCTATAGCCCTGAATCGTTGCCGGCTCGACCGGCAAGCGATGGGCGCTCAAACCCTCATGTATCTCCGAATTGCGCTGTGCGCGCCACCCGGCAATGAGACCGGAATGCGCTGCAGCCCGCGTTAATGCCTGATGACCATAGCGAGGTGGAACCACCCCTTCCCATCCCGAACAGGGCCGTGAAACGCTTCAGCGCCGATGATAGTGCAGACTACCTGTGCGAAAGTAGGACATCGTCAGGCACCCCCACAAACCAGAATGCCCCGCCTCGGCGGGGCATTTTGCATTTGGCCTTGGCTTGCCTGCAGGTTGTCCGCCAGGCTTGTCCATCGTCGTTCGATCGTTCGATCCATCACCCGAGACCGTGGCCCCCAGGCGTTCGCGAGCAAGTCGGTCCCGCTTTTCGGCCGCTCGGTTGGCGAGCCGCGTGCGTGTTTCAATCCGGGCGCGCTTTTGCTAAACTCACCGGCTAAGTAAGGCACAAGGGCACGGAGATGGGCTGCGGCCCATTTTTTGTTTGTGCGATGAATCGCAACCAGTACGAATGGGTCGAGCGGGCAGTGACCGGACTGGGTTATGAGTTCGTACACCTGGAATGGGTGCCGCGCAGCGGGTTGATGCGGGTCTACATCGACAAGGAAGGCGGCGTGAACTTGGACGATTGCGCGCGCGTCAGCGAACACCTCGGCCGGTCGATGGCGGTGGAAGGCATTGCCTACGACAGACTGGAAATATCGTCACCGGGATTGGATCGCCCGCTGGCGCGGGAACTGGATTTCAAGCGTTTCGCGGGACACAAGGCGCGGATTGTCTTGCGTATCCCGGTAAGCGGACGCAAGACCATAACGGGCGTGATCGGCGAGAGCAAGAACGGCTCGATCGTCCTGGCGGCTGACGGCAATGTGGTGTTCGTAATCGATTTGGCGAACGTCGACAAGGCCCGGCTGGTGCCCGAACTGTAGGTTGGAGATGACAAGTGAGTCGTGAGATTCTGCTCTTGGTCGATGCGCTGGCTCGCGAAAAGAACGTCAATCGCGATATCGTCTTTGGCGCGCTCGAGCTTGCGCTCGCGTCTGCGACGAAGAAGCGCTTCAAGGAAGATGTCGATGTCCGTGTGAGTGTCGATCACGACACCGGCGATTTTTCCAGTTTCCGCCGCTGGCAGGTCGTGCCCGACGACGAAGTGGAATTGCCTGCCGCGCAACTGACTTTGAGCGAGGCCCAAAGCAGGCAACCCGATATCGATGTCCACGATTACGTCGAAGAGCCGCTCGAGAAAGTGGAGTTCGGCCGCATCGGGGCACAGGCGGCCAAGCAGATCATCTTGCAGAAGATCCGCGACGCGGAACGGGAGCAAATTCTCAACGATTTCCTCGCCCGCAAGGAGTACCTGGTCACGGGCTCCATCAAGCGCATGGACAGAGGTAACGCCATCATCGAGTCGGGGCGGGTGGAGGCGCTCTTGCCGCGCGACCAGATGATCCCGAAAGAAAATCTGCGCATTGGCGATCGAGCTCGGGCGTACCTTTGGAAGATCGATCGCAACGCGCGTGGTCCGCAGTTGATCCTGTCGCGCACCGTTCCGGAGTTCCTGGTGAAGCTCTTCGAGCTCGAAGTCCCGGAACTGGAGGACGGCCTGCTCGAGATCAAGGCGGCAGCACGTGATCCGGGTTCGCGCGCCAAGATCGCCGTGAAGTCGAACGATCCCCGCATCGATCCGATCGGCACCTGCGTCGGGATGCGCGGCTCGCGCGTGCAGGCAGTCACGGCAGAACTGGCGGGAGAGCGTATCGACATCATCAACTGGTCGCCCGACCCTGCGCAATTCGTCATCAGCGGGCTTGCTCCCGCGGAAGTGAACAGCATCGTCGTCGACGAAGAGAAGCACAGCATGGATATCGTGGTCGACGAAGACAACCTTGCTCAGGCCATTGGCCGCAGCGGGCAGAACGTTCGCCTCGCGAGCGAACTGACCGGCTGGGAGTTGAACCTCATGACGGTCGAGGAATCGCGCCAGAAGCAGGACGAGGAAAGAACGCGGCTGCGCAGCGCGTTCATGGAAAAGCTCGATGTGGACGAAGAAGTTGCCGACATCCTGGTCCAGGAAGGCTTTTCCAGCCTCGAGGAAGTCGCCTACGTACCGATCAACGAGATGCTGGAGATCGAGGCCTTGGACGAAGATACCGTGAACGAGCTGCGCAGCCGCGCGCGCAATGCGCTCCTCACCCAGGCCATCGTCAGCGAAGAACGCCTCGAGCACGAGCTCGAAGATCTGCTGCAGCTGGAAGGGATGGATTCGGAGACGGCCCGCCAGCTCGCCAGCCAGGGCGTGGCCACGCGGGAAGAACTGGCCGACCTGGCCACCGACGACCTGATCGAGATGATCGGCATCGATCAGGAGCGTGCCAAGCAACTCATCATGGCTGCGCGTGCGCCGTGGTTCGCGTAAGGGGCGGGGAGGTAGATCATGGCCCAGAGCAGTGTCGTGCAATTTGCAACCGAGCTCGGATTGCCTCCGGCTCTTCTGGTGGAACAGCTTCAGGCTGCCGGCGTGAAGAGAGCGCTCGGCGAAGAGACCGTACTCACCGAGTCCGATAAGGCGCAACTTCTCGAGTATCTGCGCCAGGCGCATGGAGCCGTGAAGGAGCCTAAGACACGCATCACGTTGACGCGGCGCCAGACCACCGAGATCAAGAAGGCGGACAGCACCGGAAAAGCGCGCACGATCCAGGTCGAGGTGCGCAAGAAGCGTGTCTTCGTCAAGCGCGATGCGACTGCGGGCGAGCCGGCGCCTGCGGAAGCGCAGGCACCCGTCATCGATCAGGAGCAGCAGGCGCGCCGCGACGAGGAAGCTCGTCAGCAGGCTGCGCTAAGCGCTCGCCAGGCGGAAGAGGTTCGAGCCAAGCAGGCAGCAAGAGCAGGCAAGGCGCAACCGGAAGAAGCCCAGGCTCCTGCCGAAGCGCCACCGGAGACGACCGCCACCGAGGCCGCGCCTGCAGCCGCTCAGGCGGCCCCTGAAGCGCCCCCTGCTGTGCCAGCCGCCGAAGGCGTGATCGCCGGCAGTACCCTGCACAAGCCTGCCGTCAGGGCCGACGAGCCGGCGAAGCCGAAGAAGGTACCGGCGAAGAGGCCGGTAGTCTGGCAGGACGAGGGCGCCAAGCGCCGGACGATCAAGACCCGAGGGGATGCATCGGGAGGGATGGGCTGGCGCGAGCGACGGGACCGTTCCACGCGCGCCCGCGAAGAAGAGGGGGGGCGACATGGCTTTTCGGCGCCAACCGAGCCGATCGTGCGCGAGATCATCGTGCCTGAAACCGTCACCGTGGGTGCGCTTGCACAGAAGATGTCGGTGAAAGCCGCCGAAGTCATCAAGGTGCTGATGAAGATGGGCAGCATGGTGACCATCAACCAGGTGCTCGACCAGGATGCGGCCATGATCGTGGTCGAAGAGATGGGACACGTCGCCAAGCGCGCCAAGCTGGACGACCCCGATTCGTTCCTGGCCGAGGCGGCGGAGCACGAGCCGGCGAGCCTGGAACCGCGTGCGCCGGTGGTCACGGTAATGGGCCACGTCGACCACGGCAAGACGTCGCTGCTCGATTACGTCCGGCGAACCCGGGTTGCTCACGGCGAGGCTGGCGGCATCACCCAGCACATCGGGGCCTACCACGTGGAGACGCCCAGAGGCGTTATTACGTTCCTCGATACGCCGGGCCACGAGGCGTTCACCGCCATGCGGGCACGCGGCGCCAAGGTCACGGATATCGTCGTGCTGGTTGTTGCCGCCGATGACGGTGTCATGCCGCAGACCATCGAGGCTATTCACCACGCGAGGGCGGCGAAGGTGCCGATCGTCGTCGCCATGAACAAGATCGACCGCCAGGAAGCGAATGCGGAGCGGGTACGCCAGGAACTGCTCGCGCACGAGGTCGTTCCGGAAGATCTCGGCGGCGACACCATTTTCGTGCCCGTGTCGGCCAAGACCGGGCAGGGCGTGGATACGCTTCTCGAAGGCATCCTGCTGCAGTCGGAGGTGCTCGAACTGAAGGCGCCGAAGGACGCGCCCGCTCGCGGCATCGTCATCGAATCGCGACTGGACAAAGGTCGCGGCCCCGTCGCCACCGTGCTGGTGCAATCGGGCACCTTGAAGCGTGGCGATATCGTGCTGGCCGGCTCGGTGTTCGGCCGCGTTCGTGCGATGCTCGACGAGAATGCAGACGCCATCAACGCTGCGGGTCCCTCCATACCGGTGGAGATCCAGGGGCTCGCCGACGTGCCGGCGGCGGGCTCCGAGTTCCTCGTGCTCGGCGACGAACGAAAGGCGCGCGAGATCGCTTTGTTCCGTCAGGGCAAGTTCCGCGACGTCAAGCTCGCAAGACAACAGGCTTCCAACATCCAGAGCATGTTCGAGCAGATGGGCGAGGGTGGAGCGAAGTCTTTGGCCGTGATCATCAAGGCCGATGTACAGGGTTCGTACGAAGCATTGGCGCATGCGCTCGGCAAGCTTTCGACCGACGAGGTGAAGGTCAACGTGCTGCATTCCGGAGTCGGCGGCATCACCGAGTCGGACATCAACCTTGCGCTCGCCTCGAAGGCCCTGGTGATCGGCTTCAATACTCGTGCCGACACGACCGCGCGCAAACTCATTGCGGCCAATGGGGTCGACGTCCGCTACTACGACGTCATCTACGAAGCGGTGGACGAAATCAAAGCGGCGCTCTCCGGGATGCTGGCGCCCGAGAGCAAGGAAAGCGTCCTCGGACTGGTCGACATCCGGCAGGTCTTCCGCATTTCGCGAGTAGGCGTGATCGCCGGCTGCTACGTGCTCGAAGGCGCCATTCGACGCGGGGCCCGCGTTCGGTTGCTGCGCGACAACGTCGTCATTCACGACGGCGAGTTGTCTTCGCTGAAGCGATTCAAGGACGACGTGCGAGAGGTGAAGGCGGGATTCGAGTGCGGCCTGTCGCTGAAGGACTTCAATGACCTGAAGATCGGCGACCAGCTCGAAGCCTACGAAGTGGTGGAAGTAGCCCGCACGTTGTGACGGGCCCTGCCATTGGCAAACTGGAACCGTCATGGCCCGAGGCAGCCGGGGACGTAGGCAGGGGCAGGAAATTCAGCGGCTCCTGCCCGACCTGCTCAGACTGGAACTGAAGGATCCGCGCGTCACCGGCATGATCACGGTGACTGCTGTGGAGGTATCGCATGACCTTTCGCAGGCGAAGGTGTTCGTCACCGTGCTCGGGTCGCCGGATACCGAGCTGACGCTGGAGGGATTGAACCGTGGCAGCGCTTTCCTGCGCTCCGGTCTCGCGCAGCGGCTGCGTTCGCGTACAGTGCCTGCCCTGCACTTCGTCTACGATGCCAGCGTCGAACGCGGTGTAGAGCTGACCCGGCTCATCGAATCCGCAGTGCGCGACGATCGCGACGCGAGCAAGCCCGATCAGGACGAGAAGTAGCCAGCGGGCGAATCAAAGGGACTACCATGCGCGCTGCCCGCAGCGTCGACGGCGTGCTCCTGCTCGACAAGCCAGGTGGCCCGTCGTCCAATCAGGCATTGCAGCGAGTCAAGCGGTTGTTCGAGGCACGCAAGGCGGGCCACGCCGGAACGCTGGACCCGCTGGCGACCGGTTTGCTGCCCATCCTGTTCGGGGAGGCAACCAAGTTTGCGTCCTATTCGGCCGACGCGTCGAAAGCGTACGAGGCGACCGTCCTGCTGGGTGTGCGCACGAGTACTGGCGACATAACGGGCGAAATCCTGGAACGGCAACCGGTCCGTTGCTCGAGACAGGCGCTCGAGTCGGCGCTCGACCGTTTCCGTGGATCGATATACCAGACGCCGCCGATGCATAGCGCTCTAAAACTGGACGGCCAGCCGTTGTACCGAATGGCGCGCCGCGGCGAAGTGGTGGTTCGCGAGCCGCGCCCGGTTCGTATCGAGGAGCTCGCGTTGCTGGGCGAAATCCGCGGCGATGAATTCGACCTGCGGATCGCCTGCAGCAAGGGCACCTATATCCGTGTCCTGGCAGAGGACATCGGTGCTGCGCTGGGATGCGGAGGCACCCTCACGCGCCTCAGACGTACGCGAGTCGGCTCGTTCGATGTCGAGAATGCAATTTCGATGGATGCGCTGGAGGGCATGATGGCGCAGGAGCGTAGGGCTGCGCTGCTAGCGATCGATGCGGGCTTGAGCGAGCTTCCCGAGCTCGCGCTTTCCGAGGACCAGGTTGCGTGTATTCGCCACGGTCAGCTGATCGATTTGCAGCAAGCGGAAATTCCCGATCGCACCTTTCGGTTGTATGGCCGCGCATCGGGATCGTTCCTGGGACTCGGTGAAGCGTCGGCCGGAACGCTGCGTGCGCTCCGACTGGTGTCGCAACCCGGCGAATCTCCCCTCCAACAAATGACTTGAGACCGCGCCACCGTAACCGGTAAAATGCGCGTTTCTCCGGATCGAAGAGACCTTCATGGAGCTGTCAGACAAGTCCAGGATCGTTAGTGATTACCAGCGAAGCGGCACCGATACCGGCTCCCCGGAAGTGCAGGTCGCGCTGCTTTCGGCAAGGATCTCGAGCCTGACCGAGCACTTCAAATCGCACGTGAAGGATCACCACTCCCGGCGGGGGTTGCTTCGCATGGTCAGCCGCCGACGCAAGCTACTCGACTATCTCAAGCGCACCGACGCGGATCGCTACAAGACCGTCATCGAGCGCCTGGGATTGAGGAAGTAACAGCTCGCATCGCGTGCCGGCCCGGTCGAACCCTCTCCCAGACTCGGCAATCGACCTGCCGAACTCATCATCGAGGAATCAAACTTGAAGCAAGTCAGGAAATCGCTGACGTGGGGCCGGCACCGGCTTACGTTGGAGACCGGCGAGATCGCGCGGCAGGCCCATGGCGCGGTGGTCGTCGAGATGGAAGACACCGTGGTCCTCGTGACCGTGGTGGCCAAGCAGGATGTATCGCCCGGGCAGGAATTTTTTCCGCTGACCGTAGACTATCAGGAACGCACCTATGCCGCCGGCAAGATTCCTGGTGGCTTTTTCAGGCGCGAGGGACGTCCTTCGGAAAAGGAGATTCTCACCTGCCGCCTGATCGACCGGCCGATCCGTCCGCTATTCCCCGACGGATTCTTCAACGAAGTGCAGGTCGTCGCGACAGTGCTGTCTTCGAACAACGAGATGGACTCCGATATACCGGCCATGGTCGGCGCGTCGGCTGCGCTCGCCATTTCGGGCATTCCGTTCAACGGTCCGATCGGCGCCGCCCGTGTGGGTTATGTGGATGGACAGTACGTTCTCAATCCGACGGCCACCGAACTCAAGACTTCACACTTGAATCTCGTCGTCGCCGGCACGCAGCAGGCTGTGCTGATGGTGGAGTCCGAGGCGCAAGAGCTTCCCGAAGAGGTGATGCTGGGTGCGGTGGTATTCGGTCACCAGCAAATGCAACCGGTGATCGATGCGATCAACGAGCTTGCCGAAGAAGCCGGTCGGCCGCTCTGGGACTGGGCGCCTCCACAGCAGGACGCCAACTTGGTTGCTCGGCTCGATGCTCTGGCACAGGTCGATCTCGAAGCCGCATACCAGATCAAGCTCAAGCAGTCCCGCTCGCAGAGAATCGACGAGATTCGCTCGCGCGTACTCGCTGAGCTGTCCGAAGGGGAAACGCCCGCGGCTTCCACGAATGCGATCAAAGGCCTGTTCGGAGACCTCGAAGCAAAAATCGTAAGAAGTCAGATCCTCCGCGGCGAGGCCCGGATCGATGGGCGCGATACGCGCACGGTGCGGCCGGTATCGGTTCGGGTCGGCGTGCTGCCACGGGTGCACGGCTCGGCGCTGTTCACTCGCGGCGAAACGCAAGCACTCGTGGTCGCCACCCTGGGCACGAGCCGCGACGAGCAGATCATCGATGCGCTGCAGGGCGAGTTCAGGGATCGCTTCATGTTTCATTACAACATGCCCCCCTACGCGACCGGCGAGACCGGGCGGGTCGGCTCGCCCAAGCGACGCGAGATCGGGCATGGGCGACTGGCGAAACGCGCCCTCATATCGATGTTGCCTTCCGCCGAAGAATTCGGCTACTCGTTCCGAGTGGTGTCCGAAATCACCGAATCCAACGGTTCCAGTTCCATGGCCTCGGTGTGCGGCGGCTGTCTTGCCCTCATGGACGCCGGCGTGCCTATGAAGGCGCACATCGCGGGTATCGCCATGGGATTGATCAAGGACGGCAATCGCTTCGCGGTTCTGACGGACATCCTGGGCGACGAGGATCATCTGGGCGACATGGACTTCAAGGTTGCAGGAACCGACCGCGGGATTACCGCCCTGCAAATGGACATCAAGATCAACGGCATCACCAAGGAGATCATGCAGGTCGCCCTCGACCAGGCCAAGGAAGGGCGCATGCACATCCTGGAGATCATGAAGGAGGCGATTCCCAATCCGCGCGCCGATATCTCGGCCTACGCCCCCCGGATGATCACCGTCAAGATCAAGCCCGAGAAGATCCGCGACGTCATCGGCAAGGGCGGCGCTGTGATTCGCGCGCTGACGGAGGAGACTGGAACGTCCATCGACATCGCCGAGGACGGAACCGTGACCATTGCCAGCGTGTCGTCCGAAGGCGGAGAGCTCGCCAAGCGCCGAATCCTGGAGATTACCGCCGAGGTCGAGGTGGGCAAGATCTACGAAGGCACGGTGCTCAAGCTGCTCGACTTCGGAGCGATCGTGAGCGTGCTGCCCGGCAAGGATGGCCTCCTGCATATTTCGCAGATCGCCAACGAGCGTGTCAACAGCGTGGCCGACCATCTCAAGGAAGGTCAGAACGTGCGCGTGAAGGTGCTCGAGGCCGACGAGAAGGGCCGGCTGCGGCTGAGCATGAAGGCTGTGCAGGCGGAGGCGGCCGCGACGACGGCGTCGTAAGTGACGTAAGCGCTTATTGCGCGGAAAGCAAAAAGGGCGGGATGAACCGCCCTTTTTGGTTTCGGTGGACGTAGTTTACTTCGCCACTTGTTTTTCTCGTATTTCCTCTAGGGTTTTGCAATCGATGCACAGTGTAGCCGTCGGACGCGCTTCGAGCCTGCGTAACCCGATTTCGATGCCGCAGCTTTCGCAATACCCATACTCTCCGGCGTCGATCTTGCCGATCGTTTCTTCGATCTTCTTGATCAGCTTTCGCTCCCGATCGCGATTTCGCAATTCCAGCGCCATGTCCGACTCCTGGCTTGCGCGATCGTTGGGGTCCGCGAAGATGGTCGCTTCGTCCTGCATCGTGTGCACGGTGCGGTCGATGTCCTTGCTAAGCTCGGTCTTCAGCGCGTCGAGAATGTTGCGGAAATGGGCGAGCTGCCTGGGGTTCATGTACTCTTCACGGGCTTTGGCTTTGTACGGCGTGAAGTGCTTGGTGATTTCCGTTTCCATCAGTGCTCTCTGGCTCTCCGGCGACCGGGGGGGGGTCCGAGTGAAAGTCGCGAATTATACCGGAAACGATTCGCGGGATAAGGCAAAAAGACCTGTAAACACGGCACCATTTCGCGTCTTACGGCGTGGGCGGCTGCCAGAGCAACTGTCGCGCAGGAATTGCACGAGGTTGCGCCCGGCGATCCTTTCAGCGCTCTATAAGTAGTAGTCAGCCGGCATCGAAGACTTGCGAAGCGAGAGCTGCGGCCCAGGGTGTTTGCGAACCACGATGCAGCTTGTTGACCAGGCGAACTTGGGCAAGGTAGCATTCAAGGGCCAGGTCGCGATCCCAAGCCGTATGGCTTCGCCTTCCGAAAGGCGGCAGTCTCGAACTTCGGATTTTGGTGCCCGTAGCTCATCCGGATAGAGCACCAGCCTTCTAAGCTGGGGGTAACAGGTTCGAGTCCTGTCGGGCACGCCACTGTCCGGTAGTGGTGGACGTAGCTCAGTTGGTAGAGTCCCGGATTGTGATTCCGGTTGTCGCGGGTTCGAGTCCCGTCGTCCACCCCATCTCCTTTTTCTCCAGCCGAGCGCGCGGGCGGCCTCACCTTCGTCGCCGATCTGCCCCGACGCTCAATGTTTCGAAATCGACGCCGTAATGCTCCGGGTTGCCCGGAGCGCTCTTCTGCCGCGCCCTCGCACCCCGCACCCCGCACCCCGCACAGCGTCGTCGCACCCTCGCCACGGACGTTGAAATCCTAACATCCGGTTTCACCCGCGCCGCCGATAGTGCGCACCTAACAATATGAAGTGAATACGAATTTTCCTTCGAAGGCCTCCCGTTTCAGCTGGCATATGTGATGCGTTCGGGTTGGTCAGAAGATAGAGAGGATGCGGGGGCAACATGATTCGAATATTCAGTCACTACATCCCGATACGGACACTGTTCCTGGTCGGATTGGAGACGCTGGTACTGGTCCTGTCCATCCATTTCGGGCTCGCCTTGAGTGGGCTGTCACCCGACACAGGCACTGCGCAGTCGTTTTCCATCGCCCCAACCGTCCTGATGCTGGCCGTCTTTATTCTGACGACCATGACGGCAATGGGTCTCTACGATTCCGAGGTGCGCGAAGCGGTCGGCATAACGCTGTTGCGGCTACTGCTTGCCTTCGTGCTCGGGCTGGTGCTCGCCGCGCTCGCCATCAACCTGGTGCCGTCGCTCGCACTGGGCCCCAATGCGCTCATGAGCGCATTCGCAGTTGCCCTGGCGGGCAGTGCGGTAACCCGATTGGTGGTCGTAGGATGGATCACCCCGCATGCCTTTCAAAGACGCGTACTGGTGTTGGGTACGGGCAGCAGGGCTGCCAGCGTGGAAGATCTCGTGAAGGGCAAGGACGATTACATCAGGATCGTCGGCTACCTGCCGACCCAGCCCGCTCAAAACCTCGTCGAATCCGGCCGCATTCTGTCTCGATCCGAATCGCTGGTGGAGGCGGTGAAACGCCATAGAGTCAGTGAGATCGTCATTGCCGTGCGAGACCGGCGCGGGGGCATCCTGCCCGTGCAGGAGTTGCTCGAATGCAGGCTGCGCGGCATCGCGGTCACGGACCTCGCCTCTTTCTTCGAGCGCGAGCGATGCCAATTGCATCTCGAGTCGCTCAATATGAGCTGGATGATCTTCGGGGAAGGTTTTCGCCAGGGATTCCTGCGGGAGACGGTGAAACGGTTTTTCGACGTGGCAACCAGCGGCGCCCTGGTGCTGCTGACGCTGCCCGTAATGCTGCTCACCGCGCTTGGCATCTATCTGGAGGACGCTGGCCCCATCCTTTACCGCCAGGAGCGGGTGGGGCAAGGCGGCCGCGTGTTTACGATTTTCAAGTTTCGCAGCATGCGAAACGATGCGGAACGCGACGGGCGACCGCGCTGGGCGGGCACCAACGACGATCGGACGACGACGATCGGACGGATCATCCGCAAGCTGCGCATCGACGAACTGCCTCAGATCCTGAATGTCTTGCGCGGCGACATGAGCTTCGTCGGACCGCGCCCCGAACGGCCATTCTTCGTCGAACAGCTGGCCTCGAAGATCCCGTACTATGCCGCGCGCCATTCGATCAAGCCCGGGATCACGGGCTGGGCGCAGGTACGTTACCCCTATGGCGCCTCCCTTGACGATGCCGTGGAAAAGCTCCAGTATGATTTGTATTACGTTAAAAATCATACGCTTTTCCTCGACATCATGGTCTTGATCGAAACCGTGCAGGTGGTTCTGTGGGGCAAGGGAGCCCGCTAGCCATCGCTGCACCAGCATATGGCCTCCGATGGCGATATCGATCGGCACGCTGAGCTACACGGCCGCGGCGGCCGCGTACTGTTTTGTGAGCGCCCTGCTGCTTACGAGTTGGCGCGGGCGCCTGCCTGGAGCTCTATTATCGTTTGCCAGCCTGATCACCGCCCTGTGGGCGGGCACAATGGCATACCAGGCCGCTCAGCCGGACGCTTGGAAATTGCCGGCGGAGCTGCTCGAGATCGGACACAAGACGGCCTGGCTCGTCTTCCTGCTGGTCCTGCTGGGTTACGCTCGTCACGCGATACGACCTGCAGATGCGGGATTGCGCAAGGTCGCAATCTCGATTCTCGGAGCATGCATCGCGATCATCGCGCTAACGATCGCCTTACGCATCCCGGCCGATTCGGCCACGATGCGCGAATGGCGTTTCCTCACCTCCATTCTGGCACCCGGCCTGCTGGCGTTGATCGGTATGCTGCTGGTGGAGCATCTGTACCGCAATACCAATCCGCAGCAGCGCTGGAGCCTCAAATTCCTGTGCCTTGGGCTCGGGGCCTATTTCGCCTTCGACTTTTACCTGTTCTCCGATGCGATGTTGTTTCGGAGAGTCAATCCGGAGATTTGGAGCGCACGTGGGGTCGTGGCCGCCCTCATCGCGCCGTTCCTGGCCGTTTCCGCGGCACGCAATCCGACATGGTCGCTGGACGTTTCGGTGTCGCGGCAGTTCGTTCTGCATTCGACGACGTTGCTCGGCGCTGCGGCGTACCTGCTGGTGATGGCTACGGCCGGCTATTACATCCGCTTTTTCGGCGGAACCTGGGGGGGATTGCTCCAAGCCACCTTTCTGTTCGGCGCCGGCGTCTTGCTGGTTCTCATGCTGTTCTCGGGCACGCTGAGGGC
The Betaproteobacteria bacterium genome window above contains:
- the rimP gene encoding ribosome maturation factor RimP gives rise to the protein MNRNQYEWVERAVTGLGYEFVHLEWVPRSGLMRVYIDKEGGVNLDDCARVSEHLGRSMAVEGIAYDRLEISSPGLDRPLARELDFKRFAGHKARIVLRIPVSGRKTITGVIGESKNGSIVLAADGNVVFVIDLANVDKARLVPEL
- the nusA gene encoding transcription termination/antitermination protein NusA, which encodes MSREILLLVDALAREKNVNRDIVFGALELALASATKKRFKEDVDVRVSVDHDTGDFSSFRRWQVVPDDEVELPAAQLTLSEAQSRQPDIDVHDYVEEPLEKVEFGRIGAQAAKQIILQKIRDAEREQILNDFLARKEYLVTGSIKRMDRGNAIIESGRVEALLPRDQMIPKENLRIGDRARAYLWKIDRNARGPQLILSRTVPEFLVKLFELEVPELEDGLLEIKAAARDPGSRAKIAVKSNDPRIDPIGTCVGMRGSRVQAVTAELAGERIDIINWSPDPAQFVISGLAPAEVNSIVVDEEKHSMDIVVDEDNLAQAIGRSGQNVRLASELTGWELNLMTVEESRQKQDEERTRLRSAFMEKLDVDEEVADILVQEGFSSLEEVAYVPINEMLEIEALDEDTVNELRSRARNALLTQAIVSEERLEHELEDLLQLEGMDSETARQLASQGVATREELADLATDDLIEMIGIDQERAKQLIMAARAPWFA
- the infB gene encoding translation initiation factor IF-2 — encoded protein: MAQSSVVQFATELGLPPALLVEQLQAAGVKRALGEETVLTESDKAQLLEYLRQAHGAVKEPKTRITLTRRQTTEIKKADSTGKARTIQVEVRKKRVFVKRDATAGEPAPAEAQAPVIDQEQQARRDEEARQQAALSARQAEEVRAKQAARAGKAQPEEAQAPAEAPPETTATEAAPAAAQAAPEAPPAVPAAEGVIAGSTLHKPAVRADEPAKPKKVPAKRPVVWQDEGAKRRTIKTRGDASGGMGWRERRDRSTRAREEEGGRHGFSAPTEPIVREIIVPETVTVGALAQKMSVKAAEVIKVLMKMGSMVTINQVLDQDAAMIVVEEMGHVAKRAKLDDPDSFLAEAAEHEPASLEPRAPVVTVMGHVDHGKTSLLDYVRRTRVAHGEAGGITQHIGAYHVETPRGVITFLDTPGHEAFTAMRARGAKVTDIVVLVVAADDGVMPQTIEAIHHARAAKVPIVVAMNKIDRQEANAERVRQELLAHEVVPEDLGGDTIFVPVSAKTGQGVDTLLEGILLQSEVLELKAPKDAPARGIVIESRLDKGRGPVATVLVQSGTLKRGDIVLAGSVFGRVRAMLDENADAINAAGPSIPVEIQGLADVPAAGSEFLVLGDERKAREIALFRQGKFRDVKLARQQASNIQSMFEQMGEGGAKSLAVIIKADVQGSYEALAHALGKLSTDEVKVNVLHSGVGGITESDINLALASKALVIGFNTRADTTARKLIAANGVDVRYYDVIYEAVDEIKAALSGMLAPESKESVLGLVDIRQVFRISRVGVIAGCYVLEGAIRRGARVRLLRDNVVIHDGELSSLKRFKDDVREVKAGFECGLSLKDFNDLKIGDQLEAYEVVEVARTL
- the rbfA gene encoding 30S ribosome-binding factor RbfA → MARGSRGRRQGQEIQRLLPDLLRLELKDPRVTGMITVTAVEVSHDLSQAKVFVTVLGSPDTELTLEGLNRGSAFLRSGLAQRLRSRTVPALHFVYDASVERGVELTRLIESAVRDDRDASKPDQDEK
- the truB gene encoding tRNA pseudouridine(55) synthase TruB — its product is MRAARSVDGVLLLDKPGGPSSNQALQRVKRLFEARKAGHAGTLDPLATGLLPILFGEATKFASYSADASKAYEATVLLGVRTSTGDITGEILERQPVRCSRQALESALDRFRGSIYQTPPMHSALKLDGQPLYRMARRGEVVVREPRPVRIEELALLGEIRGDEFDLRIACSKGTYIRVLAEDIGAALGCGGTLTRLRRTRVGSFDVENAISMDALEGMMAQERRAALLAIDAGLSELPELALSEDQVACIRHGQLIDLQQAEIPDRTFRLYGRASGSFLGLGEASAGTLRALRLVSQPGESPLQQMT
- the rpsO gene encoding 30S ribosomal protein S15 produces the protein MELSDKSRIVSDYQRSGTDTGSPEVQVALLSARISSLTEHFKSHVKDHHSRRGLLRMVSRRRKLLDYLKRTDADRYKTVIERLGLRK